CCGTCGGCCAGCTCAAGAGCGGTGTCGTCGACATCGTCGTCGCCACCGACGTGGCAGCCCGCGGACTCGACGTCGACCGGATCACCCACGTGGTCAACTACGACATCCCGCACGACCCCGAGGCGTACGTGCACCGCATCGGCCGGACCGGCCGCGCCGGTCGTTCGGGCGATGCGATCGTGTTCGTCACCCCGCGCGAGCGCGGCATGCTCAAGTCCCTCGAGCGGGTCTCGGGCCGGCCGGTCGAGCAGATGGCCGTGCCGACCCCCGACGAGGTCAACGCCAAGCGCGCCGACCGGTTCGCCGCCTCGATCACCACGGCGATGGGCGACCCGGAATTCGAGGTCTACAAGGGCCTCGTCGAGCAGTACGCGCAGCAGCATGACGTCGACATGACCGACATCGCCGCCGCGCTGGCCGTCATGAGCCAGGACGACAAGGCGTTCTTCCTGCGCCCCGACCCGCCGCAGGAGAAGCGCGAGCCGCGGGAGCCGCGCGAGAAGCGTGAGCGCACCGAGCGCCCGTCTTCCGACGGCATGGCGACCTACCGGCTCGCCGTGGGCAAGCGTCACAAGATCCGGCCGTCGATGGTCGTCGGCGCGCTCGCGAACGAGGGCGGACTGAAGCGCTCGGACTTCGGCAAGATCACCATCGGTGTCGAACACACGCTCGTCGAGCTCCCGGCCGACCTGCCGGACGAGGTGTTCGACCTGCTGGCCAACACGCGGATCTCGGGCAAGAAGATCGACATCGCGCCCGATTCGGGCCGTCCCGGTGGCGAGCGGAAGAAGCCGTACTCCAAGCCGGCCGGCAAGACCTACTCCAAGGGCTCCGGGTCCTCCGGGTCGTACTCCAAGCCCGCCGGGAAGGGCAAGCCCGAGTCGGCCGGCACCAAGAAGCCGCGGCACAAGAAGGACTGACCGTTCACTGCCGTCCCACGGGACGTCGTCGCCTCCCTGGGGAAACTTCCCTGGGGAGGCGCTGGTTTACCACGGGACCGTGGTAAACCGCGGGCCTCAGGACACCTGCGCGCGCACCAGCAGCGGGTGGTGGTCCGACGGCAGCGGGGCGACGAAGCGGCCGCCGGACATCCGTCCGGCGTTGGCCCAGGAGACGACGCGGCTACGCCCGGGGCGGACCCAGGCCTTGTCGACGTGGTCGCCCCACGTCACGCCCACGACGGGCTTGGTCAGCCACCGCGGGTTGGCCGTGTTGAAGTGCTGGCGGCTCAGCGAACGGGCCTGTTCGTACGCGTCGTAGAACCCGTTGGCGTGCATGACGCTCTCGAGGCGGTTGTTGCCCGCGCGGCTGCGGTTGGTGTTGAAGTCGCCGAGGACGACGACCGGCATGCTGCGCACGTTCCGGCCCCACCAGGCGAGCTGGGCGCCGAGCGCCGAGAAGATGTCGGTCGCCTGGGTGGCGCGGCGGGTGGCCATCGAGCGCTTGTC
Above is a window of Aeromicrobium senzhongii DNA encoding:
- a CDS encoding DEAD/DEAH box helicase; amino-acid sequence: MTEAPSETLSFDDLGLDDSLVQVVRALGYETPSPIQAQAIPALLQGGDVVGLAQTGTGKTAAFALPMVQRLDPGSSHTQALVLAPTRELALQVSEAIQSYSSGTGLKVLPVYGGQSYGAQLSGLKRGAQVVVGTPGRVIDHLERGSLDLSALEMLVLDEADEMLNMGFAEDVERILADTPEYKQVALFSATMPPGIRRLAKKYLHDPQDISTPQATRSTTNVRQRWMPVSHHNKLDALTRVLEVEQGDAMLIFVRTKSATEELAEKLRSRGYTVAALNGDLAQAQRERTVGQLKSGVVDIVVATDVAARGLDVDRITHVVNYDIPHDPEAYVHRIGRTGRAGRSGDAIVFVTPRERGMLKSLERVSGRPVEQMAVPTPDEVNAKRADRFAASITTAMGDPEFEVYKGLVEQYAQQHDVDMTDIAAALAVMSQDDKAFFLRPDPPQEKREPREPREKRERTERPSSDGMATYRLAVGKRHKIRPSMVVGALANEGGLKRSDFGKITIGVEHTLVELPADLPDEVFDLLANTRISGKKIDIAPDSGRPGGERKKPYSKPAGKTYSKGSGSSGSYSKPAGKGKPESAGTKKPRHKKD